From a single Variovorax paradoxus genomic region:
- a CDS encoding Bug family tripartite tricarboxylate transporter substrate binding protein → MRRCFAALLATFLALPTMSATAADFPMGGKAIRLIVGLAPGGPTDQQARFLAEQLRKELGTTVVVENRPGASMNMATAEVARAAADGYTLLYSPLSPFAQNPHSFAKLPFDPFKDFTPLSLASVGPLVLVAHKSVPAENLEELVAYARANPGKLNYASFGKGSSSHLFGQWMARHYGLDMVHIPYKGAGDVQKDLVGGRVQIMFAAAGGALQFVRTGNVRMIGIAAPQRSRLLPGVPTLVEQGGTGLDIDGWVGVFAPANLPPPITARLNAALVKVLATPELKREFEKGGYEAASSTPSEFAAMVREAYERWGKIAASLGVQKE, encoded by the coding sequence ATGAGACGATGTTTTGCCGCGCTGCTTGCCACCTTCCTGGCGCTGCCAACGATGAGCGCAACCGCAGCCGATTTCCCGATGGGCGGCAAAGCAATCCGCCTCATCGTCGGTCTTGCCCCAGGTGGGCCGACAGACCAGCAGGCGCGCTTCCTGGCCGAGCAGCTGCGCAAGGAACTGGGTACCACGGTGGTCGTTGAGAACCGCCCTGGCGCCAGCATGAACATGGCCACCGCAGAAGTCGCCCGCGCCGCGGCGGACGGCTACACCCTGCTCTACAGCCCCTTGAGTCCCTTCGCCCAGAATCCGCACTCGTTCGCCAAGCTGCCATTCGATCCCTTCAAGGACTTCACGCCGCTGTCGCTTGCCAGCGTCGGTCCGCTCGTGCTCGTCGCCCACAAGTCGGTGCCGGCGGAGAACCTTGAGGAACTCGTGGCTTATGCCCGGGCCAACCCCGGCAAGCTGAACTACGCCTCGTTCGGCAAGGGCAGTTCATCGCACCTCTTCGGCCAATGGATGGCCAGGCACTACGGCCTCGACATGGTGCACATTCCCTACAAAGGTGCCGGTGACGTGCAGAAGGATCTGGTCGGCGGGCGCGTGCAGATCATGTTCGCCGCAGCGGGCGGTGCCTTGCAGTTCGTACGCACCGGCAACGTCAGGATGATCGGCATCGCGGCGCCGCAGCGCTCGCGGCTGCTGCCTGGCGTGCCGACACTGGTGGAGCAAGGTGGCACGGGCCTGGACATCGACGGCTGGGTCGGCGTCTTTGCGCCAGCGAACCTGCCGCCACCCATTACGGCACGCCTGAACGCGGCGCTTGTGAAGGTGCTGGCGACGCCCGAACTGAAGCGTGAGTTCGAGAAGGGTGGGTACGAGGCGGCCTCCTCGACGCCCTCGGAATTTGCGGCGATGGTCCGTGAAGCGTACGAACGCTGGGGAAAGATCGCCGCATCCTTGGGTGTGCAGAAGGAGTGA